The window TATAATCTTTTTTAAACCTATGTCAATCATACAATTGGTAATTTTACTTTTTGCAAGTCTTGCAGGAACTGCGGCTCAATTTTGCGTAACGGCGGCATATTCTTATGCACCCGCACGCTCAATTTCAATCTTTGATTATACTCAAATTATTTTTGCCGCGGTTTTAGGTTTTATTGCCTTCGGTGAACTTCCGGATATTTTAAGCTGTACGGGTTTTGCAATTATATTTGCGGTTGCAGTATTTATGTTTAAACATAAAGAAACATAAATTTAAATTTCAGCTCGGAATAATCTTTTCTTCTTCCAATTCCTTTAAAATCTTTTCATCAAGTTTTATGGAAAGATTGCGCTCCTGTGTAGGCAAAACCGTTCCCTTGGGAGCATTTTTTGCACGTCGCAGATGTTTAACCTGCGTAGTATATAAATCGGCACCGCCGTTTTTGCGGGCCTTTGAATAAAATACGGCAAGATTTCCGGCCTTAATTAAAACGGGCAACGGAACCGTTTTTTTAGGTTTTGCTTTTATAAAAACATATCCCCCCGCATAATCTCGGGTATGAAGCCATAAATCCGAGCCCTTAACAAAGTGCCTTAAAAGCTCATCGTTTTCGGCCGCCGTCCGTCCTACCAGAAGAGTCCAGCCTGAACATAAAAATTGCAATCCGGGAGCCGCTTTTTCATTTTTTTCTTTTCTTTGTAAGGGGATTTTTTCACGCTGAATTATTTTTTGCACAATATACGGATTTTCTTCTTCTTTTAACTTTAAAAGTTTTTCGGCGATAATTTTAATTTGATTTTTATAAGAAACAATATCCTGTTCAACCGCAGTAAGACCCGAAACGGCTTTTTTATATTTTTCATAATAAGAAGCTGCATTTTCTTTAGGAGTTTTTAAAGGGTCCAAATTTATATTTACTTTTAAATTATTTTTTGTATAATCTTCAAGCTCGATAAAGGTCATACCCTTTTTTAATAAGTGTAAATTTGCAAAAAGCAAATCGCCCGTATTTTTTAAAGTTTCGGCATTTAAAAACTCTTCACGCTTTTTTTCAAGTTTTAAAATCGTGTGTTTTAATTTTTCTATTTTAACTCCGTATAAATTTTCAGCTTCCGCAAAAACGGCTTCTTTTGAAATTTTAGGAGCATTGTTTATATACCAATCTTCTATTGCGGAATTAAAAGTTTTTTCTTTATCGTACTCTCTAACTTCATATTCTTTTTTTTCAGGTTTATTTTTTTCAGGTAAGATAAATTTACCTCCTGAAATTTCTCCGCGCTTGGGTCTCCTATAAAATGCGTCTATTATATTATCCTTTTCGTCCGTTAAAATAATATTTGCGGCACCGCTCCACAACCTAAGATATAAAAAATAACTTCCGGTATTTCCCGAAAGAGTAAGACGTACGATTCTGTCTTCATTAAGCTGTTCCGCCCTTGTAATTTTAGAACCCTTTATGCGGGAACGCAAAAGTTCCATAAAACGCATAGGTTTATCGAATTTAGGAATTTTGTTTTCCGTGGAGTGAAGTCTACAGCCGCCCGCTTCAAGCGAGATAAAAAGAGTAACGGCTTTTTCATCATACAGGAAAAATACCAAAGAGGTATAGGAAGGCTGAATTATTTTTTGAATAAATTTGCCTTCCAATTCCAACTCCCTTAAAATAAGGTCGATTTCTTTATTGTTTAAAGACATTAAAAAAAGCCCTTTAATACGTCGTTTACGGTATCTTTTACCCCTTTATCTATATTTTCTTCAATCAGCTGTTTTGCTTTATCGGAAGCAAGGTCTTTAATACGCTTTTCAATTTCCGCTTTTTTCGTATCAAAAATCTTTTCATAGTTTTGAATATCGTTTATTATCTTTTTTGCCTGATTTGCCGCAGAAGTAAATTTTGCAATTTCATCTTTGTAAATTTCTTTTTGCTCGTTAAGCCAGTTTTCACCCATTTTAATAAGCTCGGCTTTTATCTTTTCAACTTGCCTTGCAAATTCCTTTTTTATAGCCTGCGCGATTTGATTGTCGACATCGGTATTAACTTCAATATTAAAACTTTCTCCCTTTTTTATTGTAAGAACAAGCTTTACATTTATAGCTTTTATACCTTCAAGAATATTTTGATAAATTTCACATACAAAAGCAGGTTCAAAATCGGCAACTTTTAATGCGCTTTGCATTATGCCCATATCGGCGGTAATTACCACATCATGAGCTTTTGAAACATTAACGCCTCCCGCCGTACGTAAAATTCCTGAAAGAGAAGGAACGGCTTCTGCGGTTTGAGGAATTTCAAGCTCAAAACCTTCAAATGTAAAAAGAGTGTCTACAAGTTCATTTGAATAAGAGCGTAAATCTATTACGCCTTCGGCGGTTTCTTTCATATTCGCATGAGCGGCATTTAAGTTAATCGTAAGAGGAAGGCCGAGTTTATCGGCATCGTTGGTAATTGCTTTTACCGTTCCGCCTATTGCAAAAACTTCTTTTTCAGGATGATGGCCGGAAAGAGCAACATTTTTTATTACAAAAGAAGGAAGCGAATTTTTACCGAAGACAAAAGTCGTACCCGGCAATCTTTCCATCATTTTCGATTTTTGAGCAAGGGTAAGTTCTTTTGGCTCCTTCGGTTTTTGAGAGCTTTTAAGAAGCTCCATACCTTGAACGAAATACGGATAGTATTTTCCGAGCGTTTCAATTATAAAAGAATTTATAAGTTGAGCAACGAGCTTTTTCCCCGTGTCGGCATTTATAGATTTAATTTTTGCAGCCGTTTCTTTGATACGGTTAAAATCGCTTTTTATCGCCTCTCCGGCATTTTTGGCAAGGCGTTCCACAGTTTTTATATCCGTCTGAACATCTTTGGCAAGTTTTTCCGCAAGGTCGAAATCCGCCTTGCCTACTTCCACCGCCTGAGAAATAACCTTAATAAGTTCGTTAAGCTGATTAACGTCGTTAATTTCCTGAACGTTCAATGTCGCAAGTTTTTGGGCCATTGCAATGGTTTTTTCCGCATGTTTTTGAATTTCGTCTTTTGCAGTAAGCCATTTTTCTTTCATCGGATTTACCGAATTCATAATTTCATCTTTTACGGCAGGAATTTTAAAAGCGGCTTTTTCACGCTCTAAAATTTTTCTCGGGTCTACCTGCTCCTGTACGGCCTTTAATCCGCTGGATACCGAAATTTCGGATTTTACTTTTTCAACTTCCTTATTTATAAGGCTGACAACGGGATTGGGTTTTTTATCGGCATTTGCGGGTTTTTGTTTTTTGGGCGGAAGCGCTCCGGAGGTTGTCCTTTGCGTATTCCATGTAAAACCTTCAATAGCCATATTTTCCGCAACGAATTTTCCCCTGCTCAATTCCAAAAGGTTAAAATAAAAATCAATATTTTTAATTTCAAACAAATTGCGCATAGGCTCGTTTTTGTTCGCAACCTTATAGCCCTGTATTCTAAATCGCGTATTAAATAAATCAAAATCTACAAGGCTTACCTCGCATTTTGCTCCGAAAGCGGCCTCGGAGCCGCCTACAACAATTTTGCGGGCTAAAAAATTTCTAAAAATATAAACAAAAAACAAAACGAGAAAAACACAGGCTGCCGCTCCTAAAAAAGCAAAAAGGTTTACCCTCCCCTTCTGCCTTCCTATTTCTTTTGCAATTGCATTTATACGCTGTAATTGTTTTTTATCTTTAATGAGAGATTTATCGAATTCAAAATATTTTTTGTTTTTTTTCTTCATCGGTTTTTAAAACGAAAAAATCTTTAATAAATTCCTTATCCGCTGGGATATAAAGTTTTTTATAAATTTTACGTTTAAGAGATTTCTCCGTAAATTTCTTTTGAAAAAGTTTTTTTACCTTTTCAAGTTTTTTAGCTTCCTTTAAAGTCTTTTTTTTCTTCGCGGGTTTTATTTTTTTTGTCTTTTTCCGAAACCGCCTCTTCCGAAGCTCCGTCGGTTTTTTCCGTATCGTTGGAATGCTTAAGCAATTCTTCATTATTTAAGTTTTTATTTTCTTCCATAAGCTACATCGAATCCTTTATATCTGATATTTTAGTTAAATGGCGTAAAAGCGGAATTTTTGAAATCAAACCGGAGCCTTTTACGCCCGACATTGCAGGCTGCATATATTTACGGTATTGAGCAACTATAATTCTAATAATAACATAGCAGGGAAGATACAATACCGCCCCCCAAATTAAACCGCCTAAAACCATTGTATTCGATAATTTAAAAAGCCCTATAAACGGAGTATTTTCACACAGGATAAACACCGGGCGTAAAAACTCCAATTGTACAGCCCAAAAACCTATGCGGTTGATAAGCACGTCCATTAAAGGGGTTACAAATCCGAGTAAGATAAACGAAATAAAAAACGCACCCTTATTTATTCTTATAAAAATCGTAAAAAAGAACATAAAGGTAAACGTTAAATTATTTTTAGGCAGTATCGCCAAAAACAGCCCCAAAGCTGCCGCATGAGCAATGTCGCCGGGGTGAGCATTTGCATTAACAGATTTAAAAAAAGAAGTTACGTATTTTATCATAAAAAACGGGTTTTACCCGAAACCTCCATATCGTTTTTCAGTCTACACCATAGGAGCCTTTTTTTCAATAGGGAAAGAAAAACGGATTTTATGTCTTTGTCTTAAATAATATCGGTATCATTTAAAACTAAAATTCCGTACGGAAATTTCATTACAGCCTATCGTTACGGTACATTTTAACCTGCTTCCGAAAGTTTTTTTTCGACAGCTTCCGCATATACTTTAAGATATTTTTCCGCCGCAATATCCCAACCGAATTTTTTCTTCATACCGCGCCGCCTCATTTTCTCAATATGCTCTTTTTTATTGTACCAGGCATAAGCGGCCCAACCGACCGTATCGTAAATACTTCGCGGGCTTAAGTTGTCCAAAACAAAGCCGGTACCTTCGCCGGTTTCTTCGTTATAGTTTTCAATCGTATCGGCCAAACCGCCCGTCTTTCGTACAATCGGTAAGGTTCCGTACAACAGAGAATACATTTGATTAAGGCCGCAGGGTTCATACCTTGAAGGCATTAGAAAAAAATCGCTTCCCGCTTCAATTAAATGGCTCAATTCTTCATTATAGCCTATATAAACTTTAAAATTGGGAAGTCTGCCTGCAAGGGAAATAAGTTCTTTTTCGCACCATGCCTCTCCGGCTCCCAACACTACCATTTGTAATTTTATATCCGTGCAAATTTTAAATACAGAACCGTACATCGGTCCGAAAAGTTCGGAAATACCTTTTTGGTCTACAAGGCGGGTTATCATTCCGATAAGGGGCACGGAAGAATCCGCCTGTAAACCCAAACCTTCCTGCAACATAGTCTTATTCTTTTCTTTATTTTCAAGTGTGTTGCCGTCATACTTATAAGGGATATATTTATCGTTAGAAGGGCTCCAAATCGAAGTATCTACGCCGTTTAAAATTCCCGTCAAATCGGCTTCCCTGTACCGTAAAATCCCGTCCATTCTAAAACCGAATTCCGGACTCTTAATTTCTTCCGCATATGTAGGAGACACCGTCGTAATTTTATCCGCGGAAATTATAGCCGACTTTAAAAAGTTTATTCTGTCCCAATCTTCGAACCCGCTTGCATAAAAACAGCTCCAGTCAAGACCCGTTTCGGGAAAATTATATTTGGAATAAATTCCCTGATAGCCTATATTATGAATCGTAAAAACACTTGCAGTTTTGGAAAACTCCGAATCCTTTTCGTTAAATTTTAAAAGAGAGGGAATAAGACCTGCCGCCCAATCGTGAGCATGAATAATATCCGGTATCCACATAAGTTTTTTACAAACTTGAAATGCCGCATTTGCCAATACAGAAAAGCGCTTGGGGTTATCTTCAAAATCGGGTTCAAAAGGAGTTCCGTAAACACCCTCACGTCCGAAACTTTGCTCATGGTCTATAAAATAAACCTTTACTTTAGATTCGGGCAGCTCCGATTCGTATAAGCCTGCCCAATACTCATGTATACCTAAATGTATCGATATTGCTCCCGGAACCTGCTTTAAATTTTTTCTGTCGATTTTATAATAACGGGGCATTACAATCCTTACATCATGCCCTTTTTTTGCAAGTGCCGAAGATAAAGCCGTAACAACATCTGCAAGACCGCCTACCTTTGCGAACGGAACCAGTTCGCTTGTAACCATAAGTATTTTCATACAAGCCCTCCTGCTTACAACAATAATAACACAGTTTTATAAATTTTAAAAGAGGAAACCGCAAAATTGTAAAGTTTTTTATTTTTAAGAAAAGAATTGCGGCGAACTGGACTTGAACCAGCACACCCGTTAAGGCATCAGCACCTCAAGCTGACGTGTCTACCATTCCACCACCGCCGCAACTGAGAAAATATTATATCATAAAGCTAAAAAAATGTCAAGCGGAAATTTTCATACCGAATACGGAATGTTTATGGCTGGAAAGAGGGAATCGGGCAGCGGCTTTAAAGTCGGACCTTATAGACCTAAATAAAAAAATATAGTATAAATTTTAATATAAAATAATTTAAGGAGAAATTTATTTTATTATAAAAACAAAAGAAGAAAAATTATGAATACAACGGAGAAAATCGACTTACAAAAAATAAAGAGCGAAACGGAAAAGGCCGTTACCGAAACTCTTAAAAATTCCGGCTTAACCCAAGAAGATATTTTTGTAATAGGTTGCAGCACAAGCGAAATTTCAGGCGGAACAATAGGGAAATCTTCAAATGCGGAAATAGGGGAAATCGTAGTAAAAGCGGCTTTAGAGGTTTTAAACGATAAAGGAATTTATCTTGCTGTGCAGGCTTGTGAACATCTTAACCGCTCTCTGGTTATAAATAAAAAAGCCGCCGAAAAATACCGGCTTGAAGAAGTTTCGGTAATACCTGCGGTAAAAGCCGGAGGTGCGGCTGCAACTGCGGCATATAAGTACATAGACAATGCGGTAATGGTTGAGCATATTTCCGCAAAAGCCGGAGTCGATATAGGGGATACTGAAATAGGAATGCATGTAAAATTCGTTCAAGTCCCGATAAGATTAAACAACAACAAAATAGGAAAGGCAAGGGTTACCGCCTTAAAAAGCCGTCCCAAGCTGATAGGCGGCGAACGCAGTATATATACGCAGGTTTAAAATTTATTGCTCCGCATATTCTTCCAAAGAATCCGAAAGATGTTCTAAAATAATGCCGGCCTTTTTAAACATTTCTATAGTGTCTTCACTGTCATGATAACGTTTTTCGGCTACTACACGCACTATACCGCAATTGATTATAAGCATTGCACAAGTTCTGCATGGAGTCATCTTACAATAAAGGGTCGCTCCGTCAATGCTTATACCGCGTTTTGCAGCCTGACAAATTGCGTTTTGTTCCGCATGAACCGTACGTACGCAATGCTGCGTTACGGAACCGTCTTCATGCTGTACTTTTTTTAATTGATGCCCCACATCATCACAGTGCGGAAGCCCCGTAGGAGCCCCCACATAGCCGGTTACTAAAATCTGGTGGTCCCGCGCTATAACACAGCCTGACCTTCCGCGGTCGCAGGTTGCACGCTTTGCAATTGCACGGCAAACATCCATAAAGTACTCGTCCCATGTAGGGCGTATATATTTTGTTTTACTCATAGAATTTTCAACCATAATTCCGGATTATACGTAAAGATTCAGAGTAAGTCAACAAGGTTCAATTTACCGATTTTTAATTACTCATCAAAATCGTCATAATCCAAATCGTCATCTTCATCATAATCGAAATCATCGTCTTCATCAAAATCGTCGTCGTCGTCAAAGTCGTCATCGAAGTCATCATCATCGTCGAAATTGTCATCGAAGTCGTCGTCAAAATCGTCGAAATCTTCGTCGTCAAAATCTTCGTCATCGAAGTCATCGTCATCATAACCGTCATCTTCATCGTAAGAATCGTTAAAGATATACAAGTCATCAGACGGTTCAAATTCGGTATTATTAAACATAAAAGGCCCCTTATAGCAAGTTTTTATATATGTATAATAAATGAGAGGTTATATTTTTGTCAACTAGATAATACCGTTTTTATGAATTTTTTATCTAAAAATTCATAAAGTTTTACTTTTATCCGAATGAAAAAAAAACGCGTACAAGAGACGTTTTAAAAAAAGTATAATAATCAAAAATCTCTAAAAACATAAATTCACTTTCTAAGAGAACTTATTTATTTTTTTAAAATCTTTTCAGCTTCCTTTTTCGCAGTACTAAATTTTTTCAAATCAAACGGGTATTCTTCAATTACCTTACAGTTTTTATCGAGGATACCGGCTTCTATTTTTGCAGTTAAAATATTAAAAACCGCCTTATCTATTTTTTGTGCAAAAACTTTATCCGTCTTAATTTTATCCGAAATTACGGAAATAAGTTCATTTAATTTATTTTCGCTGCACATAATCATATCGCAGCCTGCCTGTAAGGCTGAAATTGCATTAGCTTCGGAAGATTTATTACCTCCCTTAAGTGCAGCCATTGCCAAATCGTCGGTAATAATCAGTCCCTTAAAATTAAGCTCTTCGCGCAAAATATTTTGTATACCTTTTTCCGAAAAACAAAAAGGAACGTCTTCCACAGCCGGAACGGTAACGTGTGAAATTAGGACGGCACACTTATTTTTTTCCAAAACGGTTTTAAAAGGTTCTATATATTTATCATAAAAAGTTTGTTTATCCGCTTTAATTACAGACCGCTCCTTATGCGGGTCCGTTTCGGCATTTCCCGGAAAATGTTTTACCGCCGAAATAACACCGGCTTCTTTCATTCCTTCAATACATACGGAAGAATAATTATGTACAACAGTTTTATCGTCCGAATATAAACGGTTACCGAAAAAATTTATATTTTCAGGATTCTTTACTTCAACAACGGGAGCAAGATTTATATGAAGCCCCAATAACTTAATTTGTTCTCCGGTAAACTTATAAAGCTCTTTTGCTTCACTTAAAGAATATTTTTCGGCCATTTCTTTTGCCGACGGAAGATGGGAGGCGAAGTGTTTTATCCTATAAACTCCCCCGCCCTCACAGTCTATTGCAAAAATAGGTTGAATATAATTTTTGTCTTTTGCTATTTTTTTAAAAGAATCCTTTACCGATTTAATGTAAAGAGAGGTTTTTTCAGGCGTATCGGCTAAATTAAATTTAAATAAAATAAATGCACCAGGAACGGTATTACCGAAATACTTATACATACCTTTTGTAAACTCTTTATTACCGTCAATGCTCAACATTAAAACTTGAGCCGCTTTTTCTTCCGCATTCATCTCGGCTATAAACTCATAAATCTTATCATTTTCGGAATAAAGATTTATACAAAAAATAAAAAACAAAAAACATTTTAATTTCATAAAGATATCCTATAAATCATTAAATTTTTAAAGTTATAAATCGGTACGGTTTTAAAACATCGAGTCTTTTATATAAGTTTATGATTTTGCGCCGCTTTAAAAAGTTTTGCATTCCATAAATTCTTTTGCATATATTTATCGCGTATATCGTTTTCACCTATGCTCAAAACATTTTTTTGCATCGCTTTAAACGCCTTGCTTAAGTATGCCGTTGTTTGAGGAGCGGTATCGCCGTATACTGAAGAATATAAATCATAACATAAATACAAATATAATGAAGAAAAAGAATCGTTTTGATATAAGGCATCGATTGAAGAC is drawn from Treponema pedis and contains these coding sequences:
- a CDS encoding NFACT RNA binding domain-containing protein, with the translated sequence MSLNNKEIDLILRELELEGKFIQKIIQPSYTSLVFFLYDEKAVTLFISLEAGGCRLHSTENKIPKFDKPMRFMELLRSRIKGSKITRAEQLNEDRIVRLTLSGNTGSYFLYLRLWSGAANIILTDEKDNIIDAFYRRPKRGEISGGKFILPEKNKPEKKEYEVREYDKEKTFNSAIEDWYINNAPKISKEAVFAEAENLYGVKIEKLKHTILKLEKKREEFLNAETLKNTGDLLFANLHLLKKGMTFIELEDYTKNNLKVNINLDPLKTPKENAASYYEKYKKAVSGLTAVEQDIVSYKNQIKIIAEKLLKLKEEENPYIVQKIIQREKIPLQRKEKNEKAAPGLQFLCSGWTLLVGRTAAENDELLRHFVKGSDLWLHTRDYAGGYVFIKAKPKKTVPLPVLIKAGNLAVFYSKARKNGGADLYTTQVKHLRRAKNAPKGTVLPTQERNLSIKLDEKILKELEEEKIIPS
- a CDS encoding TIGR03545 family protein, coding for MKKKNKKYFEFDKSLIKDKKQLQRINAIAKEIGRQKGRVNLFAFLGAAACVFLVLFFVYIFRNFLARKIVVGGSEAAFGAKCEVSLVDFDLFNTRFRIQGYKVANKNEPMRNLFEIKNIDFYFNLLELSRGKFVAENMAIEGFTWNTQRTTSGALPPKKQKPANADKKPNPVVSLINKEVEKVKSEISVSSGLKAVQEQVDPRKILEREKAAFKIPAVKDEIMNSVNPMKEKWLTAKDEIQKHAEKTIAMAQKLATLNVQEINDVNQLNELIKVISQAVEVGKADFDLAEKLAKDVQTDIKTVERLAKNAGEAIKSDFNRIKETAAKIKSINADTGKKLVAQLINSFIIETLGKYYPYFVQGMELLKSSQKPKEPKELTLAQKSKMMERLPGTTFVFGKNSLPSFVIKNVALSGHHPEKEVFAIGGTVKAITNDADKLGLPLTINLNAAHANMKETAEGVIDLRSYSNELVDTLFTFEGFELEIPQTAEAVPSLSGILRTAGGVNVSKAHDVVITADMGIMQSALKVADFEPAFVCEIYQNILEGIKAINVKLVLTIKKGESFNIEVNTDVDNQIAQAIKKEFARQVEKIKAELIKMGENWLNEQKEIYKDEIAKFTSAANQAKKIINDIQNYEKIFDTKKAEIEKRIKDLASDKAKQLIEENIDKGVKDTVNDVLKGFF
- a CDS encoding TIGR03546 family protein — its product is MIKYVTSFFKSVNANAHPGDIAHAAALGLFLAILPKNNLTFTFMFFFTIFIRINKGAFFISFILLGFVTPLMDVLINRIGFWAVQLEFLRPVFILCENTPFIGLFKLSNTMVLGGLIWGAVLYLPCYVIIRIIVAQYRKYMQPAMSGVKGSGLISKIPLLRHLTKISDIKDSM
- the glgA gene encoding glycogen synthase GlgA encodes the protein MKILMVTSELVPFAKVGGLADVVTALSSALAKKGHDVRIVMPRYYKIDRKNLKQVPGAISIHLGIHEYWAGLYESELPESKVKVYFIDHEQSFGREGVYGTPFEPDFEDNPKRFSVLANAAFQVCKKLMWIPDIIHAHDWAAGLIPSLLKFNEKDSEFSKTASVFTIHNIGYQGIYSKYNFPETGLDWSCFYASGFEDWDRINFLKSAIISADKITTVSPTYAEEIKSPEFGFRMDGILRYREADLTGILNGVDTSIWSPSNDKYIPYKYDGNTLENKEKNKTMLQEGLGLQADSSVPLIGMITRLVDQKGISELFGPMYGSVFKICTDIKLQMVVLGAGEAWCEKELISLAGRLPNFKVYIGYNEELSHLIEAGSDFFLMPSRYEPCGLNQMYSLLYGTLPIVRKTGGLADTIENYNEETGEGTGFVLDNLSPRSIYDTVGWAAYAWYNKKEHIEKMRRRGMKKKFGWDIAAEKYLKVYAEAVEKKLSEAG
- a CDS encoding TIGR01440 family protein; amino-acid sequence: MNTTEKIDLQKIKSETEKAVTETLKNSGLTQEDIFVIGCSTSEISGGTIGKSSNAEIGEIVVKAALEVLNDKGIYLAVQACEHLNRSLVINKKAAEKYRLEEVSVIPAVKAGGAAATAAYKYIDNAVMVEHISAKAGVDIGDTEIGMHVKFVQVPIRLNNNKIGKARVTALKSRPKLIGGERSIYTQV
- a CDS encoding deoxycytidylate deaminase — protein: MSKTKYIRPTWDEYFMDVCRAIAKRATCDRGRSGCVIARDHQILVTGYVGAPTGLPHCDDVGHQLKKVQHEDGSVTQHCVRTVHAEQNAICQAAKRGISIDGATLYCKMTPCRTCAMLIINCGIVRVVAEKRYHDSEDTIEMFKKAGIILEHLSDSLEEYAEQ
- a CDS encoding glycoside hydrolase family 3 N-terminal domain-containing protein, producing the protein MKLKCFLFFIFCINLYSENDKIYEFIAEMNAEEKAAQVLMLSIDGNKEFTKGMYKYFGNTVPGAFILFKFNLADTPEKTSLYIKSVKDSFKKIAKDKNYIQPIFAIDCEGGGVYRIKHFASHLPSAKEMAEKYSLSEAKELYKFTGEQIKLLGLHINLAPVVEVKNPENINFFGNRLYSDDKTVVHNYSSVCIEGMKEAGVISAVKHFPGNAETDPHKERSVIKADKQTFYDKYIEPFKTVLEKNKCAVLISHVTVPAVEDVPFCFSEKGIQNILREELNFKGLIITDDLAMAALKGGNKSSEANAISALQAGCDMIMCSENKLNELISVISDKIKTDKVFAQKIDKAVFNILTAKIEAGILDKNCKVIEEYPFDLKKFSTAKKEAEKILKK